One Fuerstiella marisgermanici DNA window includes the following coding sequences:
- a CDS encoding efflux RND transporter periplasmic adaptor subunit encodes MNAVFVVPMADSSAVRDVSDLLMQGLFPPEAIVPLIEPVVTFRRIPPTDPVATAVTSVIYWWRYLKFCLIAVTAGTLHAAKSFQSAKVLTMRRFRPDRKLRKFSGSGIRQNAGSVARSTTRFAILLSGLVLLASGCSRNSAAERDAESKDKLSQPVAVKTVAVTQQDVQASTVQPATVLPFYEAAIRAKVHGYVKDVKVDIGDVVEQGATLAVIDVPESLTQRQQAVARLQQQKAEIERANAGIQLAEANVASAEALAEEARSKMQQVEASLAAAQSEFGRTEDLVKRGSMQPRVLDEVRERRDSAAAGKSAVTAAIGSADASVNVAKAELAAAKADAKAAEAKIRIQEAELAEIDELIGFATLKSPFAGVITARNVSPGNLVSERSTGEPLFIVSQMHKVRIHIPVPENEAAHVERGDSISVRFPSFAAEEAMTVEVSRLTGRLDPSTRTMLVEAEVANDDRKLIPGMFGHATISLSTATPSNVLPARAVRFSEDGAAYVYVVKSGEVSVVPVTTGEDDGHNIQIVSGLETGQTVLDAHLQRFRDGQEVRVLK; translated from the coding sequence GTGAACGCCGTTTTCGTAGTGCCAATGGCGGATTCATCGGCTGTCCGGGATGTGTCAGATTTGCTCATGCAAGGGTTGTTTCCGCCGGAAGCGATTGTCCCGTTGATTGAACCAGTTGTGACCTTCAGACGCATCCCACCGACAGATCCGGTTGCAACAGCCGTGACTTCTGTAATCTACTGGTGGCGCTATCTGAAGTTCTGTCTTATCGCCGTGACGGCTGGTACTCTGCACGCCGCAAAGTCTTTCCAATCCGCAAAGGTTCTCACGATGAGACGCTTCAGGCCCGACCGCAAGCTTCGCAAATTCTCCGGCAGTGGCATTCGTCAGAATGCTGGATCTGTAGCGAGATCCACTACGCGGTTTGCCATTCTGCTGAGTGGCCTCGTGCTTCTGGCCTCAGGCTGTTCGCGGAATTCTGCCGCCGAACGCGATGCGGAATCGAAGGACAAGTTGTCGCAACCTGTCGCCGTGAAAACGGTCGCCGTCACGCAGCAGGACGTGCAGGCTTCCACCGTTCAACCGGCGACCGTGCTTCCGTTCTATGAAGCGGCGATTCGTGCCAAGGTGCACGGCTATGTGAAGGACGTGAAAGTGGACATCGGCGACGTCGTCGAGCAAGGCGCGACACTCGCGGTCATCGACGTACCTGAAAGTTTGACGCAGCGACAACAAGCGGTCGCTCGCCTTCAGCAACAGAAGGCTGAAATCGAACGAGCCAACGCAGGCATTCAACTCGCAGAGGCGAACGTGGCATCGGCTGAGGCGTTGGCGGAGGAAGCGCGATCGAAGATGCAGCAAGTGGAAGCTTCTCTGGCTGCGGCACAGTCTGAATTCGGCCGGACGGAGGATTTGGTCAAGCGAGGTTCAATGCAGCCGCGCGTGCTGGACGAAGTTCGCGAACGCCGTGATTCTGCCGCCGCCGGTAAATCGGCCGTCACGGCTGCTATCGGATCGGCCGACGCCTCGGTGAACGTGGCCAAGGCCGAGTTGGCGGCGGCGAAGGCTGACGCGAAAGCAGCGGAGGCGAAAATCAGAATTCAGGAAGCGGAACTCGCTGAGATCGACGAACTCATCGGCTTCGCGACGCTGAAATCCCCTTTCGCCGGAGTCATCACCGCACGAAACGTTTCGCCCGGAAATCTTGTCAGCGAACGCAGCACGGGCGAGCCGCTGTTTATTGTCAGCCAGATGCACAAGGTGCGAATTCATATTCCGGTTCCGGAAAACGAAGCGGCGCATGTTGAACGAGGGGATTCCATTAGCGTGCGGTTTCCATCCTTTGCGGCCGAAGAAGCCATGACCGTCGAAGTGTCGCGGCTGACAGGGCGGCTCGATCCGAGCACGCGAACGATGCTTGTCGAAGCGGAGGTTGCCAACGACGACCGTAAGCTGATTCCTGGAATGTTCGGGCATGCCACCATTTCGCTTTCCACTGCTACGCCGTCCAACGTTTTGCCCGCGCGAGCCGTCCGGTTTTCGGAAGATGGCGCGGCGTATGTCTACGTGGTGAAGAGCGGCGAGGTTTCGGTGGTGCCTGTGACAACCGGCGAAGACGACGGCCACAACATTCAAATTGTGTCCGGACTGGAAACCGGGCAGACGGTTCTTGACGCTCACCTGCAGCGTTTTCGTGATGGCCAGGAAGTACGGGTGCTGAAGTAA